In one window of Gemmatimonadaceae bacterium DNA:
- a CDS encoding decaprenyl-phosphate phosphoribosyltransferase — translation MTPPTESVHLDKPLHPGRRVRDWVLLMRPKQWTKNAFVLAPLLFSGRAMERGSVASALLGFAAFCLAASAVYAFNDVNDRAEDQAHPTKRFRPVAAGRIGVGQARAMAAVLATVGVALAWQVGPGVAGWVALYLALNVLYSVVLKTVVLLDVFCIAAFFVLRLLTGSAAVGVKSSVWLLVCGGLLALYLGFAKRRHELTVLGDRAAGHRGVLAHYSAPFLDQISSVLLAVTIVAYLMYTLTSETARRVGSDALSYGSVFVLYGVFRYLYLVHRRDQGTPTETVLEDRPLLITVALWIAYSAWLIYRPR, via the coding sequence GTGACACCTCCAACGGAATCGGTGCATTTGGACAAGCCGCTGCACCCGGGGCGCCGTGTGCGCGACTGGGTCCTGCTGATGCGCCCGAAGCAATGGACCAAGAACGCGTTTGTACTCGCGCCGCTCCTGTTTTCCGGCCGCGCGATGGAACGCGGGAGTGTCGCGTCTGCGCTGCTCGGTTTTGCCGCGTTCTGCCTTGCGGCCAGTGCCGTCTACGCGTTCAACGATGTGAATGATCGCGCCGAGGATCAGGCGCATCCCACCAAGAGATTCCGACCGGTCGCGGCCGGGCGGATTGGCGTCGGGCAAGCGCGCGCCATGGCCGCCGTGCTGGCCACTGTCGGCGTCGCGTTGGCGTGGCAGGTTGGGCCGGGGGTGGCGGGATGGGTCGCGTTGTATCTCGCGTTGAACGTGCTCTACTCAGTGGTCCTCAAGACCGTCGTCTTGCTGGATGTGTTCTGCATCGCGGCATTCTTCGTGCTGCGTCTGCTCACGGGTTCCGCAGCCGTGGGTGTCAAGTCGTCGGTATGGCTGCTGGTCTGTGGCGGTCTGCTCGCACTGTACCTGGGATTCGCCAAGCGCCGGCATGAACTGACCGTGCTTGGCGACCGCGCCGCGGGCCATCGTGGGGTACTGGCGCACTACAGCGCGCCGTTCCTCGACCAGATCTCGTCGGTGCTGCTGGCGGTCACGATCGTGGCGTATCTCATGTACACACTCACCTCGGAAACCGCACGGCGAGTTGGCAGCGATGCCTTGAGCTACGGTTCGGTCTTTGTGCTGTACGGGGTCTTTCGTTACCTCTATCTGGTGCATCGACGTGATCAGGGCACGCCCACGGAAACCGTGCTCGAGGATCGACCGCTGCTGATCACGGTGGCGCTCTGGATCGCCTACAGCGCCTGGCTGATCTATCGGCCGCGATGA
- a CDS encoding glycosyltransferase family 2 protein, whose protein sequence is MIEPLVETIAPRPTERAVSVVVPAFNEAEHVANELRVLDEAMKRTGWVYEIVVIDDGSTDGTAAAAESSGVARVLRREQNRGYGAALKAGTRAAKYPWILITDADGTYPVASIPDLLAASEHADMVVGARTGNTVRIPLIRRPPKAFLRWLASYLAERELPDINSGMRLMHRGLIERYQHLLPEGFSFTTTITLAAACNKHPVVYFPIDYHARLGNSKIRPRHAFDFTLLILRIIVVFNPLKVFLPLGLFLGLVGGAKFAYDVTRDNLSESAVLGLLGATLMWAVGLLADQNARLSARR, encoded by the coding sequence GTGATTGAGCCGTTAGTCGAGACCATCGCCCCGCGCCCCACCGAACGGGCCGTATCTGTTGTCGTGCCGGCATTCAATGAAGCCGAACACGTCGCCAACGAGTTGCGTGTACTCGATGAGGCGATGAAACGCACGGGCTGGGTGTACGAGATCGTGGTGATTGACGACGGATCCACCGACGGCACGGCGGCGGCGGCAGAGTCTTCCGGTGTGGCTCGAGTCCTTCGGCGGGAACAGAATCGCGGATATGGGGCGGCGCTCAAGGCCGGAACGCGGGCCGCGAAGTATCCGTGGATTCTCATCACCGATGCCGACGGCACCTATCCGGTCGCATCCATCCCTGATTTGCTGGCGGCCAGTGAACACGCCGACATGGTGGTGGGCGCTCGCACCGGGAATACCGTGCGCATCCCGCTCATTCGTCGGCCCCCCAAGGCGTTCCTCCGATGGCTCGCCAGCTATCTCGCCGAACGCGAGCTGCCGGACATCAACTCGGGCATGCGGCTCATGCACCGCGGATTGATCGAGCGGTATCAGCACCTGCTTCCCGAGGGATTCTCATTCACCACCACGATTACGCTTGCCGCCGCGTGCAACAAACATCCCGTGGTGTATTTCCCAATCGACTACCATGCGCGTCTGGGCAACAGCAAGATCCGACCGCGGCATGCGTTTGACTTCACGCTGCTGATTCTCCGCATCATCGTGGTATTCAATCCGCTCAAGGTGTTCCTGCCCCTCGGACTTTTTCTCGGCCTCGTGGGTGGCGCGAAATTCGCGTACGATGTGACGCGCGATAATCTGTCGGAGAGTGCGGTCCTGGGCCTGCTTGGCGCGACCTTGATGTGGGCGGTGGGTCTGCTCGCCGACCAGAATGCCAGGCTGAGCGCTCGCCGATGA
- a CDS encoding MFS transporter: MTVAARSRNPFRVLATHRNFRLFWVGQTLSLVGSWMQTMALGWLSLQLSNSAFVVGLVASVGAIPVVLFSMHAGALVDRADRLKVVRITQSVFLVQAVILWLLTWTGHATIGVLLVLAFVQGLATAIEVPARQSMIIQLVGRGDLQPAIALNSSGFNLARIIGPAVGGLVIHRFGIAWCFGLNAMSFVAVLWGLLLIDLPRVPSAFAGTRLRDVISAATRDARAGLRHLDQPGVVRDLLALVTVGAIFGAPFITLMPVIARDRLGLDASGYGVLLASLGVGGLIGALAIAGPATHWHRGRVTRVTGLVFPVLVILLAFTTDVRVAEWLLFAIGIVMIMFNALTNGILQLHVPEEFRGRLMAFYSLVFVGLSQAIGAFAMGAVARAIGVEWAVGASAAVTLCFALWTFARSPELARL, from the coding sequence ATGACAGTCGCCGCGCGATCCCGCAATCCCTTCCGGGTGCTTGCCACTCACCGGAATTTCCGCCTCTTCTGGGTCGGACAGACGCTGTCGCTTGTCGGTTCGTGGATGCAGACGATGGCCCTTGGGTGGCTCTCCCTGCAGCTGTCCAATAGCGCGTTTGTGGTTGGCCTGGTGGCCAGCGTGGGGGCGATTCCCGTCGTGCTGTTCTCCATGCATGCCGGGGCGCTGGTTGACCGCGCGGATCGACTGAAGGTGGTCCGCATCACCCAGTCCGTGTTTCTGGTGCAGGCCGTGATTCTCTGGCTGCTCACCTGGACGGGCCATGCCACCATTGGTGTCCTGCTCGTGCTGGCGTTCGTGCAGGGGCTGGCGACGGCCATTGAGGTACCGGCGCGTCAGTCCATGATCATCCAGTTGGTGGGGCGCGGGGACTTGCAGCCGGCGATTGCGCTGAATTCCAGCGGCTTCAACCTGGCGCGCATCATCGGCCCGGCGGTGGGCGGACTGGTGATTCACCGCTTTGGAATTGCCTGGTGCTTCGGACTCAACGCGATGAGCTTCGTGGCCGTGCTCTGGGGACTGCTCCTGATCGACCTGCCGCGCGTCCCATCGGCGTTTGCGGGCACGCGACTCCGCGACGTGATTTCGGCGGCCACGCGTGATGCCAGGGCGGGACTCCGCCATCTCGACCAACCGGGGGTCGTTCGCGATCTGCTGGCCCTGGTAACGGTCGGCGCGATCTTTGGTGCACCGTTCATCACGCTCATGCCGGTGATTGCGCGTGATCGTCTGGGACTCGACGCCAGTGGCTACGGCGTGTTGCTGGCCTCCCTCGGCGTGGGCGGGCTGATCGGCGCACTGGCCATCGCCGGACCGGCCACGCACTGGCACCGGGGTCGCGTCACCCGCGTGACCGGACTGGTCTTTCCGGTGCTGGTGATCCTGTTGGCCTTCACGACCGACGTGCGCGTGGCGGAATGGCTGCTGTTCGCGATTGGCATCGTGATGATCATGTTCAATGCGCTGACCAACGGGATTCTGCAGCTGCACGTGCCGGAGGAATTCCGCGGCCGACTGATGGCGTTCTATTCGCTGGTGTTCGTGGGACTGTCGCAGGCCATTGGAGCCTTCGCCATGGGCGCGGTGGCCCGGGCGATCGGTGTGGAGTGGGCGGTGGGCGCGTCCGCTGCTGTCACCTTGTGCTTCGCGCTCTGGACGTTTGCACGGTCCCCGGAGTTGGCGCGACTATAG
- a CDS encoding VWA domain-containing protein has product MRFHTYTKFNPQMADAVDMQALLDQLADFLLQSGFAGGGQDAWGDTGEDADRSLEALKAAILQALIESGQITPEMLKALRGDGNEVSEEKLAELLDSLVQRLVEDGMLTIDAPARMPVGHQPATGKGSLEQAAARDVQFNLTDRGIDFLGYKTLRHLLGSLGKSSIGSHDTPQLSTGVESDAWSKPYEFGDVLNLDVAGTLANALARTGSLEVPIDLDYGDLMVRQSEYRSSCATVLLLDTSHSMILYGEDRFTPAKKVALALTHLIRTQFPGDTIRVVLFHDSAEEIPIATLAKAQVGPYHTNTAEGLKLARRILMGQKKDMRQIIMITDGKPSALTMPDGQIYKNSMGLDGYVIAETLREVAACRKSGIMINTFMLARDRALIEFVKRVSEISRGKAYFTNTMSLGQFVLMDFLRKKTKRVS; this is encoded by the coding sequence ATGCGGTTTCACACGTACACGAAGTTCAATCCGCAGATGGCCGATGCGGTGGACATGCAGGCGCTCCTCGACCAACTGGCCGACTTCCTGCTCCAGTCGGGGTTTGCCGGCGGTGGTCAGGACGCGTGGGGTGACACCGGTGAGGACGCCGATCGTTCGCTGGAGGCGCTCAAGGCGGCGATTCTGCAGGCACTGATCGAGTCGGGTCAGATCACGCCCGAAATGCTCAAGGCGCTCCGGGGCGACGGCAATGAGGTGTCGGAGGAGAAGCTCGCCGAGCTGCTCGACAGTCTGGTGCAACGGCTGGTGGAAGACGGCATGCTGACAATTGATGCGCCCGCACGCATGCCAGTGGGGCATCAACCGGCCACCGGCAAGGGGTCGCTGGAGCAGGCCGCCGCACGCGATGTGCAATTCAACCTGACCGATCGCGGGATCGACTTCCTGGGCTACAAGACCCTCCGCCATCTGCTGGGCTCGTTGGGCAAGTCGAGCATCGGCAGCCACGACACGCCGCAATTGTCGACAGGCGTGGAGTCCGACGCCTGGAGCAAGCCGTATGAATTCGGCGACGTGCTCAATCTCGACGTGGCCGGGACTCTGGCCAACGCACTGGCGCGCACAGGCTCACTCGAGGTGCCCATTGACCTGGACTACGGTGACCTGATGGTTCGCCAATCGGAGTACCGGTCCAGCTGCGCCACCGTGCTGTTGCTGGACACCTCGCATTCCATGATCCTCTACGGGGAGGATCGCTTCACACCGGCAAAAAAGGTCGCGCTGGCGCTGACGCATCTGATCCGGACCCAATTTCCCGGCGACACCATACGGGTCGTGCTCTTCCACGACTCTGCCGAAGAGATCCCCATTGCCACGCTGGCGAAGGCGCAGGTGGGTCCCTATCACACGAACACCGCCGAGGGGCTCAAGCTGGCGCGACGCATCCTGATGGGTCAGAAGAAGGACATGCGCCAGATCATCATGATCACCGACGGCAAGCCGTCCGCCTTGACCATGCCGGACGGTCAGATCTACAAGAACTCGATGGGCCTCGACGGCTATGTGATCGCCGAGACCCTGCGCGAGGTGGCCGCATGCCGGAAGAGCGGCATCATGATTAATACGTTCATGCTGGCGCGCGACCGGGCGCTGATCGAGTTCGTGAAACGCGTGAGCGAGATCAGTCGCGGCAAGGCCTACTTCACCAACACGATGAGCCTGGGCCAGTTCGTGCTGATGGACTTTCTGCGCAAGAAGACCAAGCGCGTCAGTTAG
- a CDS encoding glycosyltransferase family 4 protein: protein MTLAAASRADRAHRLRFAFLTTFYPPYNFGGDGIGIQRLARGLARAGHHVTVIHDVDAYESLATTTPAAARPEPEGVEVIGLRSGWGVLSPFLTHQTGRPIANGARLRRLLDDGQFDVINYHNISLIGGPALLEYGEAIKLYMAHEHWLVCARHVLWRHGRETCPSRQCFRCQLQAKRPPQWWRWTGLLERQLHHVDTFIAMSEFSREKHREFGFPREMEVLPYFLPDADAAETARPENALASDDPSPHARPYFLFVGRLEQIKGVQDILPAFAGDGDHDLVIAGDGDYGETLRAMASDLPRVRFVGRVASDQLAAWYKHAIALIVPSLCFETFGIILLEAFRQSTPVIARRLGPLPELIAAARGGEIFETREELVAAMQRLQHDPAHRDHLAAEGYAAVERLWSEHAVIPGYLDIVRRAAERKHDARVLATLTEGAQA from the coding sequence GTGACCCTCGCGGCCGCGTCCCGAGCAGACCGCGCGCATCGCTTGCGATTCGCGTTTCTGACCACCTTCTATCCACCGTACAATTTCGGCGGGGATGGCATCGGGATTCAGCGGCTGGCGCGCGGCCTCGCGCGCGCCGGACATCACGTGACGGTTATTCACGACGTCGATGCCTATGAGAGTCTGGCGACGACGACGCCCGCCGCCGCGCGGCCCGAGCCTGAAGGGGTTGAGGTCATCGGGCTCCGCAGCGGATGGGGGGTGCTCTCGCCGTTTCTGACGCACCAGACGGGACGTCCGATTGCCAACGGCGCACGGTTGCGGCGTCTTTTGGACGACGGGCAGTTCGACGTGATCAACTACCACAACATCAGCCTGATTGGTGGTCCGGCCCTGCTGGAGTACGGCGAGGCGATCAAGCTGTACATGGCCCACGAACACTGGCTCGTCTGCGCGCGCCATGTGCTGTGGCGGCACGGTCGGGAGACCTGTCCGAGTCGTCAGTGCTTCCGCTGTCAGTTACAGGCCAAGCGCCCGCCACAGTGGTGGCGCTGGACAGGGCTGCTGGAACGTCAGCTGCATCATGTGGATACCTTCATCGCCATGAGTGAGTTCAGTCGCGAGAAGCATCGGGAGTTCGGTTTCCCGCGAGAGATGGAAGTGCTGCCGTACTTTCTGCCCGATGCAGATGCCGCCGAAACGGCGCGACCGGAGAACGCGCTTGCGTCGGACGACCCGTCGCCGCATGCGCGTCCCTACTTTCTTTTTGTCGGTCGTCTTGAACAGATCAAGGGGGTGCAGGACATCCTGCCGGCATTTGCCGGCGACGGGGATCATGACCTCGTGATCGCGGGGGACGGTGATTATGGAGAGACCCTGCGGGCGATGGCGTCCGATCTGCCCCGTGTGCGTTTCGTGGGTCGGGTGGCCAGTGATCAGTTGGCCGCGTGGTACAAGCACGCGATCGCCCTCATCGTCCCGTCGTTGTGCTTTGAGACCTTTGGCATCATCCTGCTGGAAGCGTTTCGGCAATCCACGCCAGTCATCGCGCGACGACTCGGTCCGCTACCGGAGCTGATTGCGGCGGCCCGAGGCGGCGAGATTTTCGAGACGCGCGAGGAGTTGGTGGCGGCAATGCAGCGATTGCAGCACGACCCGGCGCATCGCGACCATCTGGCCGCCGAAGGGTACGCCGCCGTCGAACGCCTGTGGTCTGAACATGCCGTGATTCCGGGCTATCTTGACATTGTTCGACGCGCGGCGGAGCGAAAGCACGATGCGCGCGTCCTGGCGACACTTACCGAAGGAGCACAGGCATGA
- a CDS encoding SDR family oxidoreductase: MTQSAQRILVTGGAGFLGSHLCQRLLDDGHEVLCVDNFFTSSRRNLQAMLDNRRFELMRHDVTFPLFVEVDQIYNLACPASPVHYQHDPVQTTKTSVHGAINMLGLAKRIGAKILQASTSEVYGDPTIHPQVEEYWGNVNPIGIRACYDEGKRCAETLFFDYHRQHALPIKVVRIFNTYGPRMHPNDGRVVSNFVVQALRGEPITLYGDGLQSRSFCYVSDLIEGFVRMMATGPEVAGPINLGNPTEFTMRELAQLVVEMTGSKSAIEYRPLPSDDPRQRQPDISKAKALLGWTPEVALREGLAKTIEYFDAVLSDPARA, from the coding sequence ATGACCCAAAGTGCACAGCGAATTCTGGTGACGGGTGGGGCCGGGTTTCTCGGCTCGCATCTGTGCCAGCGACTCCTCGACGACGGGCACGAAGTCCTGTGCGTCGACAACTTCTTCACCAGTTCGAGGCGCAATCTCCAGGCGATGCTGGACAATCGTCGATTCGAACTGATGCGGCACGACGTGACGTTCCCGCTGTTCGTGGAAGTCGACCAGATCTACAATCTGGCGTGCCCCGCCTCGCCGGTGCACTACCAGCACGACCCGGTGCAGACCACCAAGACCAGCGTTCACGGCGCCATCAACATGCTGGGATTGGCCAAGCGCATTGGTGCCAAGATCCTGCAGGCGTCCACGTCGGAAGTGTACGGCGACCCCACCATCCATCCGCAGGTGGAGGAATACTGGGGGAACGTCAATCCGATCGGCATTCGGGCCTGCTATGACGAAGGCAAGCGGTGTGCCGAAACGCTGTTTTTCGACTACCACCGTCAGCACGCGCTCCCGATCAAGGTGGTACGCATTTTCAACACCTACGGACCGCGCATGCATCCGAATGACGGGCGCGTGGTCTCGAATTTCGTGGTGCAGGCGTTGCGTGGCGAACCGATCACCTTGTACGGCGATGGACTGCAGAGCCGTTCGTTCTGTTACGTCAGCGACCTGATCGAGGGGTTCGTACGCATGATGGCCACCGGTCCGGAAGTGGCGGGACCCATCAATCTGGGGAATCCGACCGAGTTCACCATGCGGGAGCTGGCGCAGTTGGTGGTTGAGATGACCGGATCGAAGTCGGCCATTGAATACCGTCCCCTGCCGTCCGACGATCCGCGCCAGCGGCAGCCGGATATCAGCAAGGCCAAGGCACTGCTGGGCTGGACGCCCGAGGTCGCCCTTCGCGAAGGACTGGCGAAAACGATTGAGTACTTCGACGCCGTACTCAGCGATCCCGCGCGGGCGTGA
- a CDS encoding flippase-like domain-containing protein → MKLGLRIVVSVGLLALIFAFLPWSMVMTAVARLHWWQWSAVVLMFVVGHAVGTIKWRGFVIAGRAALNMRDAAQCYAAGLFANLCLPSIAGGDVLRMLMAGRCTKRPEAAFLGGLMDRITDTTSLAILAGVGAVAVGNTESGAFGRAIGITLSVGMVAGVIALLIMGRVTLRRWPAKLRRPIGRSLVGFRHLRRQPSVAITGLTLSLLIQGSFVILNAELGRAIGVTPSLAVWFLVWPLAKVVSLLPISLGGLAVREASLATLLAPFGVPLAMGVTVSLLWQSVLIVGGLIGGLVWLLLARSRPIPTPPLFARTSKVATQAHA, encoded by the coding sequence ATGAAGCTGGGCCTGCGCATCGTCGTCAGCGTCGGTTTGCTGGCGCTGATCTTTGCGTTCCTGCCCTGGTCGATGGTGATGACGGCGGTGGCGCGCCTGCACTGGTGGCAGTGGAGCGCGGTCGTGCTGATGTTCGTGGTTGGTCACGCCGTGGGGACCATCAAGTGGCGTGGATTTGTCATCGCCGGTCGTGCGGCGCTGAACATGCGCGACGCGGCGCAGTGCTACGCGGCGGGACTGTTCGCCAACCTCTGCCTGCCGAGCATTGCCGGCGGAGACGTGCTGCGGATGCTGATGGCCGGTCGCTGCACCAAGCGTCCGGAAGCGGCATTCCTGGGCGGCCTGATGGATCGCATCACGGACACGACGTCGTTGGCCATTCTGGCGGGCGTGGGTGCGGTCGCGGTCGGCAACACCGAGTCGGGTGCATTCGGTCGTGCGATCGGGATCACGTTGTCGGTTGGCATGGTGGCGGGCGTTATCGCCTTGCTGATCATGGGCCGGGTGACGTTGCGTCGCTGGCCGGCCAAGCTGCGGCGCCCCATCGGGCGCTCGCTGGTGGGATTCCGTCACTTGCGTCGCCAGCCGTCAGTGGCGATCACCGGACTCACGCTCTCGCTGTTGATTCAAGGCAGCTTCGTTATCCTCAACGCCGAGCTGGGTCGGGCCATTGGCGTGACGCCATCCTTGGCGGTCTGGTTCCTGGTGTGGCCGCTGGCCAAGGTGGTGAGTTTACTGCCGATCAGTCTTGGGGGACTTGCTGTCCGCGAAGCGAGTCTGGCGACACTACTCGCGCCGTTCGGCGTCCCGTTGGCGATGGGCGTAACCGTCTCGCTGTTGTGGCAGTCGGTGCTGATCGTCGGTGGTCTGATCGGCGGATTGGTGTGGCTGTTGCTGGCACGGTCCCGTCCCATCCCCACGCCACCACTTTTCGCCCGCACGTCAAAGGTTGCCACGCAAGCACATGCCTGA
- a CDS encoding nucleotide sugar dehydrogenase codes for MTIAKDTVGAQLLAKIHDRSAVIGVVGLGYVGLPLAMEFARAGFRVIGYDVSQRVVDLLMAGQSHIQDVPGSDVQSAVSAGLFVATNVEARLKECDAISIAVPTPLSKTRDPDMTFVLSAADAVARQAHPGMCVVLESTTYPGTTRELLQPRLEAMGLVVGQDVFVAFSPERVDPGNAVYHTKNTPKVVGGITPACVEVASALYASCIDTIVPVTSPEAAELVKLLENTFRAVNIGLVNEIAIVCDKLGVDVWEVINAAATKPFGFMKFTPGPGIGGHCIPLDPHYLAWKMRTLNYKTRFIDLASEINSQMPEWVVQKVADALNDLRKAARGSRVLVLGVAYKPDIDDVRESPALDVIRLLEERGAHVEFHDPFVHEFREDGHMRKSVELSDEMLRWADAVVIVTDHKAVDYQRVVDHATLVVDTRNVTAKLRAGQARVLGLASVPRGSMERRKIPG; via the coding sequence ATGACAATCGCGAAAGACACCGTCGGGGCGCAGTTGCTGGCCAAAATCCATGATCGCTCCGCCGTCATCGGCGTGGTCGGACTGGGCTATGTCGGACTGCCGTTGGCGATGGAGTTCGCGCGGGCAGGCTTCCGCGTGATCGGCTACGACGTCAGTCAGCGCGTGGTCGACCTGCTCATGGCCGGGCAGTCGCACATCCAGGACGTGCCCGGCAGTGACGTGCAGTCGGCGGTGAGCGCGGGACTGTTCGTGGCCACGAATGTCGAGGCCCGACTCAAGGAGTGCGACGCGATCTCCATTGCCGTGCCCACGCCGCTGTCCAAGACCCGCGATCCGGATATGACGTTTGTGCTGTCGGCTGCCGACGCGGTCGCCCGGCAGGCGCATCCGGGCATGTGCGTGGTGCTGGAGAGCACCACGTATCCCGGCACCACGCGCGAACTGCTGCAGCCGCGGCTGGAGGCGATGGGGCTGGTAGTGGGTCAGGATGTGTTCGTGGCGTTCAGCCCCGAGCGGGTCGATCCGGGCAACGCCGTCTACCACACCAAGAACACGCCCAAGGTGGTGGGCGGCATTACGCCGGCCTGTGTCGAGGTGGCCAGTGCGCTCTACGCGAGTTGCATCGACACCATCGTGCCGGTGACGTCGCCGGAAGCGGCCGAGTTGGTGAAGCTGCTGGAGAACACGTTTCGCGCGGTGAACATCGGGCTGGTGAACGAGATCGCGATTGTCTGTGACAAACTGGGCGTGGACGTCTGGGAAGTGATCAACGCGGCGGCCACCAAGCCATTCGGGTTCATGAAGTTCACGCCGGGGCCCGGCATCGGCGGGCACTGCATTCCACTCGATCCGCACTATCTGGCGTGGAAGATGCGCACGCTGAACTACAAGACGCGCTTCATCGACCTGGCCAGCGAGATCAACTCGCAGATGCCCGAGTGGGTGGTGCAGAAGGTGGCCGACGCGCTGAACGATCTGCGCAAGGCGGCGCGGGGCAGCCGCGTGCTGGTGCTGGGCGTGGCGTACAAGCCTGATATTGACGATGTGCGCGAGAGTCCGGCCCTCGATGTCATTCGACTGCTCGAGGAGCGCGGCGCGCACGTGGAATTCCACGATCCGTTCGTGCATGAGTTCCGCGAGGATGGCCATATGCGCAAGAGCGTCGAGCTGTCCGACGAAATGCTCCGCTGGGCCGACGCGGTGGTCATCGTCACCGATCACAAGGCGGTGGACTACCAGCGGGTGGTGGACCATGCCACGCTGGTCGTCGATACCCGAAACGTGACGGCCAAGCTCCGCGCCGGTCAGGCCAGAGTACTGGGTCTGGCGTCGGTTCCGCGCGGCAGCATGGAGCGACGCAAGATTCCGGGCTAA
- a CDS encoding NAD-dependent epimerase/dehydratase family protein, producing the protein MKIFITGGAGFIGSHLATRILDRGDRVLVLDDLSTGSMSNIEHLVGRDGFEYRIGSALDTALVTECVDRCDVTVHLAAAVGVRLIVERPVHTIETNIGATETVLTAASKKGKLVLLASTSEVYGKSTKIPFSELDDLQLGPTSHSRWAYACSKAMDEWLGFAYTRERGVPVIVVRFFNTVGPRQTGRYGMVLPNFASQAITGEPITVFGSGTQQRCFGHVYDAVEALLRLLDTPAAIGQVFNIGSDEEVSMLGLAEQVRAAAGSSSEITLIPYSEAYPEGFEDMMRRVPDVSKLERTINFRPRIRLSQIIEDVVNDQRARLSAR; encoded by the coding sequence ATGAAGATCTTCATCACCGGCGGCGCGGGATTCATCGGCTCCCATCTCGCGACGAGGATCCTCGATCGCGGCGATCGCGTGCTGGTGCTCGACGACCTGTCGACCGGCAGCATGAGCAACATCGAGCACCTGGTGGGCCGCGACGGCTTCGAATACCGCATCGGATCGGCGCTGGACACCGCGCTGGTCACCGAGTGCGTCGATCGCTGCGACGTGACCGTCCACCTGGCGGCAGCGGTCGGTGTGCGATTGATCGTGGAACGCCCCGTGCACACGATCGAGACCAACATCGGCGCCACGGAAACCGTGCTGACGGCCGCATCGAAGAAAGGCAAGCTGGTCCTGCTCGCCTCCACCTCGGAAGTGTACGGCAAGAGCACCAAGATCCCGTTCTCTGAACTGGACGACCTGCAATTGGGACCCACCAGCCACTCGCGCTGGGCATATGCGTGCTCCAAGGCGATGGACGAATGGCTGGGCTTCGCCTACACGCGGGAACGCGGCGTTCCGGTGATTGTGGTACGGTTCTTCAACACGGTCGGCCCGCGTCAGACGGGGCGGTACGGCATGGTGCTGCCCAACTTCGCGTCGCAGGCCATCACCGGCGAGCCGATCACCGTATTCGGCAGCGGTACGCAGCAGCGATGCTTCGGCCACGTGTACGATGCGGTGGAAGCGCTGCTGCGTTTGCTCGACACGCCGGCGGCCATCGGCCAGGTCTTCAACATCGGCTCCGATGAGGAAGTTTCCATGCTCGGTCTGGCCGAGCAGGTTCGGGCGGCAGCGGGGAGCTCGTCCGAAATCACCTTGATCCCCTATTCCGAGGCGTATCCGGAAGGCTTTGAAGACATGATGCGCCGGGTGCCCGATGTCAGCAAACTGGAACGCACCATCAACTTCCGCCCGCGCATCCGGCTCTCCCAGATCATCGAGGATGTGGTGAACGATCAGCGCGCGCGATTGTCCGCGCGCTGA